Below is a window of Mycolicibacterium rhodesiae NBB3 DNA.
CGATCGCCACGATTGCCGCACCCACGACGATGACTCCCACAGCGGCGACGATGATCGTGGGCGTGGCGCGGCCGCGGCCGGTGAGGGAGATGACGAGTGCGCTGACCTCCGCTGTTGTCAGCAGGTACGCGAACGTGAGCCCCGCGGCGTACCGGACGAGCAGCCGATGGGGCGTCACATGGCCGAAGGTATCAGTCGCTCGCGGGGAGCGGCTTCGCTTCCTTGAGTGACAGTGCCGTCGTGCCAACCGAGAGGGTTCCCGCACCGGCCTTGGTCACCAGGACCTCGGCACCGGATTCGTCGACGTAACGCTTGCCCATCGCATTTCCTTCGGAGAAGGCCGGATCGAGCGTGGCGTCTGCGGACTTCTCGGCATCGAGCGGCACCATCGGCACCCCGCCTGCGCGGAGGTCGTCGAGGCTGTCGCTGCTGCGCACGACGATCACCTGGGTGTCGCAGACCTGGCTCTGTAGGCGCGTGCCGTTCTTGATCATGTTCGGCTCCTTGCTAATTCGTGGCTGTCAATTCCTGAACGAGTTCGCGGCGCAGCACCTTGCCGGTCGCATTGGTCGGCAGTTCGTCCCGGAACACGACACGGTCGGGAGTGCGCGAACCGCGGAGTTGCGACCGAACGTGCTCGCGCAGCTCGTCGGGATCGGGGTCTGCACCGGCGGCGGGAACCACCACCGCGACGATGATCTGGCCCCACTGTGGATCGTCGGGCCCCACGACCGCGCAGTCGTGCACATGTGGGTGTTCCACGAGGACGTCCTCGATCTCGGCGGGCGCGATGTTCTCCCCGCCGCGGATGATCGTGTCATCCGATCGACCGCCGATGAAGAGATAGCCCTCCTCGTCTAGCCACGCGACATCCTTGGTGGGAAACCACCCGTCGGCATCGAGGACGGAACCTATTTCGGCGTACCGGCCGGACACTTGCTCGCCGCGGACGAACAGCTCACCGGTCTCGCCGGGCCCGACGACCTGACCGCTGTCGTCGCGGATCTGCAGCTCGACCCCTGGCACCGGCTGGCCGACCGACCCGAGCCTTCGGGTGACACGCACGTCGGTCGATGCGAGGGCCTCCCGGTGGTCATCGGGGGTGAGCACGGCGATGGTCGAACTGGTCTCGGTGAGTCCGTAGGCGTTGACGAATCCTACGTCGGGCAACAATCCAAGTGCCTTGCGCACGAGGGGAAGTGCGACCTTCGAACCGCCGTAGGCAAGGTTGCGCAAGGTGGGCAGCGCCACCGGTTCCGAATCGAGGGCCGACACGATGCGATCGAGCATCGTCGGGACGACCGTCGCCGACGTCACCCCTTCGTCGCGCACCAGGCGCACCCATTCCGACGGGTCGAACTGCGGCAGGTACACCATCTTTCGGCCGGCGTAGAGATTCGACAGTGCCGCGCTGACTCCCGCGATGTGGTACGGCGGCACACAGATCAGCGCCGCGTCGTCGGGTTCGGCACCGTCGAATTCGACCGTCCCGGTGATGTAACTGGTCAGGTTGTTGTGGGTGAGTTCAACCGCTTTCGGCCGCGAGGTCGTGCCTGAGGTGAACAACACCACTCCGACGTCTTCGGGGTCGGGGAATTCGGCGGCCGGTTCCGCGGTGCGGGCGGCGGCGATGAAGTCGTCGGATGTGATGACCTGCTTGCCTGCGCCCGCGACGACGTCGCAGTATTCCGCGTCGGCCACGACCAGCGGCTGCGGCAGGCGGTCGATCAGTTCGCGCAGACCGTCGGCGCTCAGCCGGTAGTTGAGCGGAGTGAAGGCGGCACCCGCACGCGCCGAGGAGAACAGCAGCAGGGGAAGCATCGCGCCGCCCAAGCCGACGTAGGCCACGTGCGAGGTGCCTGCGGCCGCGATGACGCCTGCGCCGCCGTCGGCGAGCTCACTCAGTTCGGCTGCTGTGAGCCGAATCTCGCCGGACACCAGCGCGGTGCGCTCCGGGTTTGTTGAGGCTGCCATCTCCAGCAGCAACGAGATGCTCATGATTTGTCGACGAAGATATCAAGGATGGGGTCGTCCCCACCGCCGTAGCTGGACAAATCGGTGATGCCGGCCGCCGCCAGCGCTTCGACGTCGATGAAGCACTTGCCGTTGACGTCGGCGGAGGGGCGAGACAGGATCGCGACCGCCGCATCGCCCATGATCTTGGGGTCGCGCGATCTGGCCAGGCTCTCCTGAAAGCCGGGCGCGTTGGCGACAGCGGCAGTGGCGATGTACGTCTCGGGCCACAGGCAGCTGAATCCAATACCGGCGTCGGCGTACTCAGCCGCCCACCCCAACGACAGCAGCGTCATGCCGTACTTCGACAGGGTGTACACGGGATGTGCGCCCAGCCAGTGCGGGCTCATGTTCATCGGCGGCGCCAGCGTGATGACGTGCGCGTTCGGAGACTTGCGCAGGTGCGGTAACGCCGCCTTCGTCAACAGGAACGTACCGCGAATGTTGATGTCCATCATCAGGTCGAACTTCTTGGCGGCCAGTTCCTCGGTGGGGTCGGTCGCGATGGCGCTGGCGTTGTTGACGACAATGTCGACGCCGCCGAAGTGCTCGACCGCCGCATCTATCGCACGCTGCACATCTTCTTCTTTACGCACGTCTCCGACGACCGCGACGCCTTTGCCTCCTGCGGCCTCCACGTCGGCCACCGCGGTGTGCACGGTGCCGGGCAGTCTGGGATGCGGTTCAGACGTTTTGGCCAGCAGGACGACGTTGGCACCGTGGCTTGCTGCTCCCAGCGCGATCGCCAACCCGATACCGCGACTGCCGCCTGACACGACGAGCGTGCGGTCGGTGAAGGTGGACATGACCCTCCTCGGGATGCGCAGTGCCTGGGATTCTACCTGGACTCTAACGGACCGGTAGTGGCGTTCTCATTCTAGGCAAGTGCCATAATCGCTGTTTACTGGGCCTTCAGTCGCGTTCCGGGTACCGGTACCGGTCCCGCTGACTGCACGTTTCCAGCGTGCGGTATTGGCATTCTCATTTTTTGCAAGTACGTTATCGAGTGATGACTCCGCCATCTGACCTGCCTGTACAGACCCCTTCCGGCATCCCGCTCGAGCCCATTTACGGACCGGCCGACCGCAGCGGTGAGCCGCCCGCGCCTGGTACCTATCCGTTCACGCGCGGCAATTTCGCGAGCGGGTACCGCGGCAAGCTGTGGACGTTTCGGCAGTACTCGGGGTTCGGCACGGCCGAGGAATCCAATCGCCGGTACCGCTACCTGCTGGATCAGGGCGGCACCGGTCTGTCGGTGGCGTTGGATCTGCCCACTCAGTGCGGGTATGACTCCGACGACGCCGAGTACGGCGAGGAGGTCGGCCGGGTCGGTGTCGCGGTTGACACGCTCGCCGATGCCGAGATCCTGTTCGACGGCATCCCGCTGGACAAGATCAGCACCAGCTTCACGATCAACGGCACCGCCGCGATCCTGCTGGCCTTCTATGTGGCGGCCGCTGAGAAGAAGGGTGTGCCGCGCGAGAAGCTGACCGGCACGATCCAGAACGACATCCTCAAGGAGTACGCGTCGCGCGGCACGTGGATCTGGCCGCCGGAGCCGTCGCTGCGGTTGATCGCCGACACCATCGAGTTCTGTGCCGCCGAGGTACCGCGCTTCAATGCGATCTCGGTGGCGGGCGCACACTTCCGCGACGCCGGCGCCAACGCCGTTCAAGAGATGGCGTTCACCCTCGCTGACGGTGTGACCTACTGCGACACGGTCGTCGAGCGTGGCCGGATGACCATCGACAAGTTCGCCCCGCAGATCTCGTTCTTCTTCTACACGCACGGCGACTTCTTCGAGGAGATCGCCAAGTACCGGGCGGGGCGGCGACGCTGGGCGACGATCGTGCGGGAGCGGTACGGCGCCAGCAGCGACAAGGCGTCGATGTTCCGCTTCGGCTGTGTGGCCGGCGGGGCGTCGCTGTACGCGCCGCAGGCCCAGAACAACCTCGTCCGCGTCGCCTACGAGGCGATGGCTGCGGTGCTCGGTGGTGTGCAGTCGATGTTCACCGCCGCCTGGGATGAGCCGTTCGCGCTGCCGAGCGAGGAGTCCGCGACGCTGGCGTTGCGCACCCAGCAGATCCTGGCGTACGAGACCGGGGTCGCGAAGGTCGCCGACCCGCTGGGCGGGTCCTACTTCGTCGAGGCGCTGACCGACGCCACCGAAGATAAGATCATCGAGATCATGCACGACCTCGAAGCACACGGCGGCATGGTGCGCGCCATCGAGGACGGCTATCTGCAGGGTCTGATCGCCGACGAGGCCTACAAGATTCATCAGGAGGTCGAGTCCGGTGAGCGGCCGGTGGTCGGGGTCAACAAGTTCGTCGTCGACGAACCGCCGCCGGAGATCGCCACCTACGAACTCGACGCCGAAGGTCGCGACAAGCAGCTCAAGCGTCTGGCGAAGGTCAAGGCCGACCGCGACGACGTGGCCGTCAAGGACGCGTTGGCCGCCCTGGCGCGCGGCGCCGAGGGCGACGACAACCTGATGCACAGGCTGATCGACTGCGCAGGAGTCTATTGCACGGTGGGGGAGATGGTGTCGACGCTGAAATCGGTGTGGGGCGAGTTCCAGCAGCCGGTGGTGTTCTAGTGTCTGCTTCTGCTCCCGCACAGGGCAACCCGGCACGGGTGCTCGTCGCAAAGCCGGGTCTGGACGGCCACGACCGCGGCGCCAAGATCGTCGCGCGCACGCTGCGCGACGCCGGATTCGAGGTCATCTACACCGGAATCCGTCAGCGCATCGAGGACATCGTGTCCATCGCACTGCAGGAAGACGTTTCCCTGGTGGGCCTTTCGATTCTGTCCGGAGCTCATGTCGCGCTGACGACGCGCACCGTCGACGCACTGCGCGCCGCCGATGCCGGCGACATCGCCGTCGTGGTCGGTGGCACGATCCCCGAATCCGATGTGCAGAAACTGCTCGACGCAGGCGCTGCGGCGGTGTTTCCCACCGGCACACCGCTGGACACGCTGGTGCGCGACGTCCGGGCGCTGACGGCAAAGGCGGCGCAATGAGGTTCGGGCGGGCGAAGCGGGGTGGGCAATGAGGTTCGGGCGGGCGAAGCGGGGTGGGCAATGAGGTTAGGCGTGATGATCGGGGCCGAGCGCGGCGATATGGCCCGCAAGGTCGCCAAGTTGGTGTCCGACATCGAGTGGGCCGAGTCGGCGGGGATGGACACCGCGTGGATGCCCCAGGTACCCAACGACTTCGACTGTCTCACCATGGTGGCCTTGATGGCGGCTCACACGTCGCGCATCGAACTCGGCACCGCCGTGGTGCCGTTGCAGGCTCAGCATCCGATCGCGCTCGCGCGCCAGGCGCAGTCCGTACACGCGATGGCGGGCGGCCGATTGGCTCTCGGTGTCGGTCCGTCGCACCACTGGATCGTGCGCGACATGCTCGGGATCCCCTACGAGAAGCCCGCGGCTTACACCCGCGATTATCTCGAGGTGCTCAACGCTGCATTCGCGGGTCCCGGTGACGTCGACGTCGAGAACGGGAATTTCACCGTGCACAACCCGACCGTGCTCGCGTCCGAGACGCCGCTGCCCGTCCTGGTCGCCGCGCTGGGCCCGGTGATGCTGCAGATCGCGGGCGAGCATGCCGACGGCACCGTGTTGTGGATGGCAGACGAGAAGGCGATCGGCGACCACATCGCACCGAAGATCAATAAAGCCGCTGCCGAGGCGGGCAGGCCCGCGCCACGCATCGTCGCGGGAATTCCCGTGTGCCTCTGCGCGAATTCCGAGATCGACGCCGCCAAGGAGCGCGCCAACCGGATTCTGGCCGAGGCGGAGACGTCGCCGAACTACCAGCGGTTGCTTGACCGTGGCGATGCCCGCAGCGTCGGTGACCTGTGTGCGGCCGGCGATGAGGAGTCGATCCTTGCGCGGTTCAAGGCATTTGCCGACGCCGGTGTGACCGATCTGTCGGTTCGCCTGCTCCCGATCGGCGAGACCCGTGACGAACTGATCGCTTCGAAATACCGGACCCGTGAGGTGATCGCGGAACTCGCCAAGGCGGTGCGATGAGCGCTTGCGCGAAGTGGGGGCACCTCCCGCCCGGAGGGCAGGGGGACCAATGACACAGCTGAGCGGTCCCCTTTCGGGTATTCGTATTCTCGAGGTCGGCGTCATGCTGGCCGGCCCGTACGCGACCATGCTGCTGGCCGACCTCGGCGCCGAGGTGATCAAGATAGAGCCGCCCGGTGGCGAGATCTCCCGACAGGTCAGTGACAGTTACTTCGCGAGCCTGAACCGCAACAAGCAGAGTGTCGTGCTGGATCTGCGGTCCGACGAGGGGCGGCGGCGTCTCGGTGAGCTCGTCGCGGATTCGCATGCGCTGCTGGTCAATATGAAGCCGTCGGCGATCAAGCGGCTTGGTCTGACGTATGACGCGTTGCGGCAGTTCAACGATCGCATCGTCTGTGTCGCGCTGACCGGCTTCGGGTTGAACGGCGGAGACGATCCCGCATTCGACTACGTGATCCAGGCGGCGACGGGCGTGGCGGCGATGACCGGCCATCCTGACGATCCGCCCACCCTGCCGGGGTATTCGTCAGCCGACAACTCCACCGGACTCACAGCGGCACTCGGCCTGCTGGCGCAGATCGTCTCGGGGCGCGGCGGACAGGTGGACGTCTCGCTGCGTGATGTGATGTTCTCGCAACTGAACTACCGGGCATCGGCATACCTGAACGACGGCGCCGAGCCTCAGCGGTATCCGTTCGGCGCGCATTCGTATTACGTTCCGGCGCAACTGTTCGCGACCGCCGACGGATACCTCGCGCTGTTCATCACGCACGATTCGTTCTGGAAGTCGTTCGCCACCGAGGCCGGGATCGAGGGTTTCGAGACGATGGCCGAACGGGTGGCGCATCGTGACGCGGTGCTCACCGCAGTGGCGGCCGCGCTTGCCACGGATACCGCCAAAGGGTGGGAAGCCAGGTTACGTCCACTTGGCATACCGGCCGCCGCAGTACAGACACTGCCCGAGGCGTTGGAGACGACGCCCGAAGTCGTCGTCACCGCAGGGGATTTCCGGTTGGTGGGCAGCCCGATCCGCATCGACGGGTACGACCCCGACTACCGGCCACCGCCCCGCCTCGACGAGCACGCCGATGCGCCATCGGCTCAGTCGTCGTAGGTGAAGCTGACCGAATCGGTGTCCGGAATGGCTTGGCAGGTCAAGATGTATCCGTCCTCGACCTCGTCCTCTTCGAGGGCGTCGTTGACACGCATGGTGGCCTTGCCCTCGACGAGCTTGCCCATGCATGTGCCGCAGTTGCCGGCTTCACAGGAGAACGGCGGAGAGAGGCCGGCACGCCTGGCGCTCTCGAGAAGCGTCTCGTTGGTCACCCGCCGCACGGACACTGTCTTCCGATCGAGCACGATCGTCACTTGTCCGTCGTCGGCGGGCGAGCTCGGCGCCGGTTCCGCCGTCATCAAGCCCCTCCTGGCATCTCGGTTCTAACAAATGAGAATATCATTCTCTTTAAATGATACGCTATTCTCAAATCGCGTCGCGACGGGTGACTGCGACCAGTGAGGACAGGCTGTGAGTGAGGCGATCGCGCTCGCTTTCGAGGAGCGTGAATACACGCTGTCCGAACTCGACGCCCTGACCAGGGGCATGGCGACCGCGCTTCGGGATCGCGGCGTTCGGCCAGGCGGTCGGGTCGCACTGATGTCGTCGAACCGGCCCGAATTCGTCATCGCACTGCGGGCCATCTGGCTGCTGGGCGCCTCCGCTGTCCTGCTCAGTCCGGCGTGGAAGCGCACCGAGATCGACCACGCGCTTGCCCTGACAAAGCCCGCGCACGCCGTGGGTGACCAGCCGGTGCTGGCCGAGGCGATGCCGATGCTGTCGCTCGACGAGCCGATATCGCCCGCGGACCGTGCTTTCGACGAGCCCCCGCCGTCCGCCGATGCGCTGTTCGTCTTCAGCTCGGGCACCACCGGGATGCCCAAAGCGGTCCGCCACACGCACGCCTCGTTCGCCGTCGCGGTGCGGCACTGGCGCGATGCGCTGGGGCTCTCGTCGGCGGACCGCATGCAGATCATGACGCCGCCGTCGCACATCCTCGGGCTGCTGAACATCGCGATGGCGCTCGAGACGGGTACGTGGATCCGGTTGCACAGCCGCTTCGACATCGACGTGATGTTGCGCCACATCGAATCCGACCGAATCACCATCGAGATGGCGGTGGCGCCGATCGCCCTGGCGCTGGCCGCGCATCCGGACCTGGAGCGCTACGACCTCTCGTCGCTTCGCTACGTGATGTGGTGTGCGACCCCGGTCACGGAAAGCGTTGCCGCGGAGGTCAGTCGCAGGGCGGGCATCAGCTGGGTGACCGCATACGGGGCCAGTGAACTGCCAGTGATCTCATGCAATGACATCACCGGGGCACGACTCGACACCGTCGGCCGTGCGGTGCCGGGTGTGGAACTGCGGGTGGTGTCACTGGACACCGGTGACGTGTTAGCGCCAGATGAGGTCGGTGAGATCCAGGTGCGATCGGGTTCGGCGATGGCCGGCTATCTGCCGGATTCCGCGACCGCCGATGCATTTTCGGACGGTTGGTACCGGACCGGCGATGTTGGGCACATCGATGCCGAGGGCTGGCTGCGCATCACCGACCGCTCGAAAGAGATGATCAAGGTGCGCGGCTTTCAGGTCGCGCCCGCCGAGATCGAGGCCGTGCTCCATGGCCATCCGGCGGTCGGGGACTGCGCGGTGTTCGGGGTTCCCGACGCGGCCAACGGAGAGGCCATCGTGGCCGCGGTCAAGGCTATGAGTGCGGTCGATGCCGAGGAGCTCGTCGGGCTGATCGGCGAACGGCTCGCCTCGTACAAACGACCGAGTCGTGTCACGTTCGTGGACGAAATACCCCGTCTGCCATCAGGAAAGGTATTGCGCCGAGTGTTGAAGGAGCGTCTGTGGACGTCCGTCTGACGAGTGAACAACAACAGCTGCGGGATGCCGCTGCCAAGCTTGCCGACGATCTCGGGCCGGGTTCGGTCGCGGATCTCGACGACGAAAGCCGGGTCCGGCGGCTGGAGAAGGCGGTCGCCGATACGGGCTTTCGCACGCTGCGCTCCGACGGTGCGTCCGGCGTCGAGGTCGCCATCGTCGCCGAGGAGTTTGCGCGCGGACTTGTCGACGTACCGTTCGTCGGACCGGTGCTCGCCGACGACCTTCGGCGGCGCGGCGCGCAGGTGACGGCGGGCGGCGACGATCGCGAGACCGTCGATTTGACGAGAAGTCTTGTTGGAGTGGTGGAGTCGCCAACTGAGCTCGGTGAGCTCTCGGAGGAGGATGCCGGCCGGTGGCGCGCACTCGCACTCACCGTCACGTGTGCCGACCTCGTGGGCGCTGCACGCGGGGCCCATGCGCTGGCCTGTGAGTACGCCAAGGTCCGCGAGCAGTACGGCGCGACGATCGGCTCCTATCAGGCGGTCGGTCATCTCTTGGCGGAGAGCCTGGCGCTGATCGAGGGCTCGATCAGTGTCCTGCGCCATGCCGCGTGGGCGGTCGACGAACTCCCTGCCGTCGAGGCAATTGAAGCGGCACGAGTCGCCAAGATCTACTGTGCGCGAGCGGCACTGACCGTCTGCGAAACCTCGATCCAGGTGCACGGCGGCATCGGCAATACCTGGGAGTGCCTCGCCCATGTCTATCTGCGGCGTGTGCTGGCCGCCACCGAGACGTGGCCCGTCAAGCTGGAGGAGCTGACCATTGGATTTCCGTGATTCGCCGGACGAAGCCGCATTCCGGGACCGGTTGCGCGCCTGGCTGACCGAGCAGAAGGGCAAGTTCCCGACATCCGGTGACGAGTACTGGGCCGCGCAGGGCGCCTGGCACCAGGCGCTGTACGAGCAAGGTTTTTTCGGCACCTCATGGCCGAAGGAGTACGGGGGACAGGACCTGCCGCCGGTGTACGACGTCATCGTCGACGAAGAGATCGCGAAGGCCGGCGCCCCGGCCCGCCCGAGTCTCGGGTACCTGGTCGTCGCGTTCGGTCACCACGGCAGCAAGGAACTGCAGCAGCGTTTCCTACCCGGCATGATCAACGGCACCGAGCGGTGGTGCCAGGGCTTCTCGGAACCGGGCGCGGGTTCGGATCTCGCATCGCTGACCACGACCGCCACCCGTGAGGGTGACGAGTACGTGATCCACGGCCACAAGATCTGGACAAGCTACTCCGACGTCGCCGACTGGTGTCTGCTGTTGGCGCGCACCGACAAGGATGTGCCGAAGCACCGTGGCCTCTCCGCGTTCGTCGTGTCGATGCACCAGTCCGGTGTCGAGCAGCGACCGCTGAAGATGATCAGCGGTGTCACCAAGGAATTCGGCCAGGTCTCCTTCGACGGCGCCCGAGTGCCCGCCGAGAACCTGGTCGGCAATCTCGGTGAGGGTTGGAAGCTCGCGATGACCGTCGTCAGCCACGAGCGCGAACCGTCGACCCTGGGATTCTCTGCTCGCTACGGAAAGCTGGTGCGGCAGTTGGCGTCCCGGACCGAAGGCGCGACGCCCGAAGAGTTGGCGTGGGCGTGGGTGCAGACCGAGATGCTGAGGCTGCACGTGCGCCGGCGGCTGTCAGAGCAACTCGACGGCATCACGCACGGGCCGCAGGGATCGCTGGACAAACTGCTCATGACCTGGGTCGAGCAGTCCGTCGGCCATGCGGCGCTGGCCACCGTCGGCACGAGCGATCCAGAGCTGTTCGGCGCGTACATGTACAGCCGCGCGCAGAGCGTGATGGGCGGAACGTCGCAGATCCAGAAGAACATCATCTCGTCGCGCATCCTCGGGTTAGGGGTCTAAATGTACGGAATGCCAGCTGAAATCGACGTCCAGGCTGACGGCGGTCTGCGGATCATCACACTCAACCGTCCTGACGATCTCAATGCGGTCAATGACGCGCTGCACGTCGGTCTCGCCAAGATCTGGGAAGAGCTCAACGAGGATGTCGGTGCGCGGGCGGCGGTGATCACCGGTGCGGGACGCGCCTTTTCGGCCGGTGGTGACTTCAACTACCTGGACGAGTTGCGCAACGACGAGGCACTACGCCAGAAGACCATCAAGCACGGCCGTGACCTCGTCATCGGGATGGTGCGCTGCCGCATCCCAGTCATCGCCGCGGTCAACGGTCCGGCCGTCGGGCTGGGCTGCAGCTTGGCCGCGCTGTCGGACATCGTCTACATGGCCGAGACGGCGTTCTTCGCCGATCCGCACGTCTCGATCGGCCTGGTGGCCGCGGATGGCGGCCCGCTGGTATGGCCGTCGCAGATAAGTCTGTTGCAGGCCAAGGAGTTCGCATTCACCGGGATACGGATCAAGGCCGCGCGGGCGCTCGAGCTGGGCATGGCCAACCACGTCGTCGCCGACCCACTCGCCGAGGCCATCGCATGTGCGAAGAAGGTCATGGAGTTGCCGCAGCAGGCGCTCGAAAGCACCAAGCGGCTGATGAACATCCAACTCGAGAAGTCGGTGATGGCGTCGCTGGACTACGCGAACCTGTCCGAATACGTCTCGTTCGGGACTGCGGACTTCAACAAGATCGTCGACGGGCTGATCGCGAAGGACAAGTAGATCGCAGCCCCCCCGCGAGAGTGCGTGTTTCCGGCCAACACGCCGGGCAGGCTCAAGTGGTCGCTGCAGCACCTGATTGGTTAGGGGTGTTGTTGCGATGGGTTTTCGAGGGCAGGGCCAGCAAGCACCGGCGTCGGCTCGGTTGGCGTTCTTTGAGGCGGTGAATGCGGGATCGTCGTGGGCTGCGGCGGCGACCGTGGCCGGGGTGGCTCGCGACACGGGCGACAGATGGGCTCGCGCCGCTGGTTATCAGGCGCAAACCAGGCACTTCGGTACGAGGTACTCCGCGCAGGCGCGGGAGGCGTTCTGGGCGGCGATGAGAGCTGGGGCGTCAGTGACGCAGGCTGCGCTCGGCGCCGGCGTGTCGGAGATCGCCGGCCGACGCTGGGTCAAACAGGCTGGTTATGTGCCCAGAACCACAGTTCCCATCGCTGCAGCCGAGGTTCTTACCGTCGTCGATGGGAGTGCTCGCTGTCGTCCTGCGTTGACATTCACCGAGCGATGCCGTCTGGAGATGCTGCTGGAGAACGGCTACACGGCTGCGCAATTGGTGGATCTACTGGGCCGGCATCAAGACACGATCAGTCGGGAGATCGCCCGGGGACAGACCGCGTCGGGGTATCGCGCCAGAGTCGGTCAAGACGTGGCCGATGCCAATCGGAAGCGACCCAAAGTGCGCAAGCTGGTCAGGAATCCGGCACTGCTGGCCGAGGTTCTGCAAGGCTTGCAACAGCGGTGCAGCCCGGAGCAGATCGCGGGTCGTCTGCGACTGGACTTTCCCGACGATTCGGAGATGTGGGTGTCCCACGAAACGATCTACCAGGGTCTCTACGTTCAACTGCGCGGCGAGTTGACCAAAGACCTCAAGTCGGCATTGCGGACCGGTCGGATCAAGCGAAAGCCACACGGACGCAATCAGATAGCTGAGCGGAGACGGTTCAAAGAGGGCATGGTCAGTATCACCGAACGCCCCGCTGAGGCCGATGACCGCGCCATCCCCGGACACTGGGAAGGCGACCTGATCATGGGCAGCGCCAACGCCAGCGCGATCGGCACCCTGGTGGAACGCACGACCGGTTTTGTCCTGCTTCTGCATCTGCCCGTCGATCACACTGCCGAGACCGTCGCTGCCGCGATGACCGCCAAGATCGTGGAGATCCCCGAAATACTGCGTCGCTCGCTGACCTGGGACCAAGGCACCGAAATGGCCCAACACAGCGCGATCACCAAAGCCACCGGTCTGCCGATCTACTTCTGCGATCCGCACAGCCCCTGGCAACGTGCCACCAACGAGAACACCAACGGCTTACTGCGTCAGTACTTCCCGAAAGGGACTGACCTGTCGTTCTGGGGACCCGGGTTCCTCGATCAAGTAGCCACCGAGCTCAACGGACGGCCCCGCAAACGCCACGGGTTCCGCACACCCGCCGAAGAACTCCACCGACTACTCTCAAACCCGTCCGCATACGCTGCAGCCACCGCCTGAATCCGCCCCGTGAAACGTCGACACTTTGCGCACGCTCGCGCTAGACGAGCACGCGTCTCCCTATCGGATTAGCGACAGGCTGTCCGCCAGGCCACGGGTCTCCCACAGGTTGAGAACGTTGGTCAACATCTGCAGTGGGGCCCGCACACCTTCGTCGTCCTTGATGCGTGGGTCAGTCCGTACCGTCTGCGGACCGATGTCGGGTATTCGTTTCTGTAGCAGCGCCGGCACATCCAGCAGCCAGCTGACGCCCATCAACGTTGCATACAGCACCAACTGGCGACTCAGCATCGCGGCATCCAGCGTGGGCCCGCCGCTACCGGAAACCTCGTCGCAGAACATCACCAGCAGCGCGTCCAAATGGTCGTTCCACAGCTCGGTTTCCGCGCCGGAGAGCGATCCCCAGATCGCCATCGCCAGGTTCATCTGACTGACGCAGCCCCAGTCCATCAACCCGCATCTCAACT
It encodes the following:
- a CDS encoding class I adenylate-forming enzyme family protein, yielding MSEAIALAFEEREYTLSELDALTRGMATALRDRGVRPGGRVALMSSNRPEFVIALRAIWLLGASAVLLSPAWKRTEIDHALALTKPAHAVGDQPVLAEAMPMLSLDEPISPADRAFDEPPPSADALFVFSSGTTGMPKAVRHTHASFAVAVRHWRDALGLSSADRMQIMTPPSHILGLLNIAMALETGTWIRLHSRFDIDVMLRHIESDRITIEMAVAPIALALAAHPDLERYDLSSLRYVMWCATPVTESVAAEVSRRAGISWVTAYGASELPVISCNDITGARLDTVGRAVPGVELRVVSLDTGDVLAPDEVGEIQVRSGSAMAGYLPDSATADAFSDGWYRTGDVGHIDAEGWLRITDRSKEMIKVRGFQVAPAEIEAVLHGHPAVGDCAVFGVPDAANGEAIVAAVKAMSAVDAEELVGLIGERLASYKRPSRVTFVDEIPRLPSGKVLRRVLKERLWTSV
- a CDS encoding enoyl-CoA hydratase/isomerase family protein; its protein translation is MYGMPAEIDVQADGGLRIITLNRPDDLNAVNDALHVGLAKIWEELNEDVGARAAVITGAGRAFSAGGDFNYLDELRNDEALRQKTIKHGRDLVIGMVRCRIPVIAAVNGPAVGLGCSLAALSDIVYMAETAFFADPHVSIGLVAADGGPLVWPSQISLLQAKEFAFTGIRIKAARALELGMANHVVADPLAEAIACAKKVMELPQQALESTKRLMNIQLEKSVMASLDYANLSEYVSFGTADFNKIVDGLIAKDK
- a CDS encoding acyl-CoA dehydrogenase family protein, with the translated sequence MDFRDSPDEAAFRDRLRAWLTEQKGKFPTSGDEYWAAQGAWHQALYEQGFFGTSWPKEYGGQDLPPVYDVIVDEEIAKAGAPARPSLGYLVVAFGHHGSKELQQRFLPGMINGTERWCQGFSEPGAGSDLASLTTTATREGDEYVIHGHKIWTSYSDVADWCLLLARTDKDVPKHRGLSAFVVSMHQSGVEQRPLKMISGVTKEFGQVSFDGARVPAENLVGNLGEGWKLAMTVVSHEREPSTLGFSARYGKLVRQLASRTEGATPEELAWAWVQTEMLRLHVRRRLSEQLDGITHGPQGSLDKLLMTWVEQSVGHAALATVGTSDPELFGAYMYSRAQSVMGGTSQIQKNIISSRILGLGV
- a CDS encoding 2Fe-2S iron-sulfur cluster-binding protein is translated as MTAEPAPSSPADDGQVTIVLDRKTVSVRRVTNETLLESARRAGLSPPFSCEAGNCGTCMGKLVEGKATMRVNDALEEDEVEDGYILTCQAIPDTDSVSFTYDD
- a CDS encoding IS30 family transposase, translated to MRAGASVTQAALGAGVSEIAGRRWVKQAGYVPRTTVPIAAAEVLTVVDGSARCRPALTFTERCRLEMLLENGYTAAQLVDLLGRHQDTISREIARGQTASGYRARVGQDVADANRKRPKVRKLVRNPALLAEVLQGLQQRCSPEQIAGRLRLDFPDDSEMWVSHETIYQGLYVQLRGELTKDLKSALRTGRIKRKPHGRNQIAERRRFKEGMVSITERPAEADDRAIPGHWEGDLIMGSANASAIGTLVERTTGFVLLLHLPVDHTAETVAAAMTAKIVEIPEILRRSLTWDQGTEMAQHSAITKATGLPIYFCDPHSPWQRATNENTNGLLRQYFPKGTDLSFWGPGFLDQVATELNGRPRKRHGFRTPAEELHRLLSNPSAYAAATA
- a CDS encoding acyl-CoA dehydrogenase family protein, whose product is MDVRLTSEQQQLRDAAAKLADDLGPGSVADLDDESRVRRLEKAVADTGFRTLRSDGASGVEVAIVAEEFARGLVDVPFVGPVLADDLRRRGAQVTAGGDDRETVDLTRSLVGVVESPTELGELSEEDAGRWRALALTVTCADLVGAARGAHALACEYAKVREQYGATIGSYQAVGHLLAESLALIEGSISVLRHAAWAVDELPAVEAIEAARVAKIYCARAALTVCETSIQVHGGIGNTWECLAHVYLRRVLAATETWPVKLEELTIGFP